The genomic stretch ATTTATGAAGCTGTAAGAGAcagaaatgaaagtgaaactaGTGCGTGCATGCTGCTGGGGGTCATGTGCATGCTGCTGGGGGTGCTAGCTGTTTTAGTAAAAGAGGAAATAACAGAATTGTTGTGACCTCAGGCTTCTTTGACCTACGCTGAAGCTCAGATGAGAATCGATGACTCCAGCATGAACGATGACATCACCAAGAGCCTGCGTGGACTCAACACGTTAGCCAAGATATTAAAAGGACGGCGAATTGCAAAAGGGTAACAACGAAGTGGTTGAACAGGCTGACTAGTGTCTTTACAAAACTTTGTCTGAAATTACAATTAGTCTTACTTTGTATCACATTGTACAGCAAGTGGTCTAGACCGCAGTTAGCTGCCCCTTATttatgttattaaatatattgattTTTCTCAAATAACATGGATGCCTCTGAGCATCTTTCCTTTAACACAAGCtctttcaattaattaattttgaaaTTGTTTATGGCTTTTCTTTTTCAGAGCCTtgactctctcctctcctgaaGTTCGTTTTCACATGGACAGTGAGACACATGACCCCATAGACCTCCAGACAAAGGAACTGAAGTGAGTTCAGATTTTTGGCCTGCAATGACACTGTGTCTTTGTTGGAATATTTATACGTGCATCATAGTCACTATGCAGCTCTATGCAGTCACTAtgcagctatatatatatatatatatatatatattgtttagcAATGTTAGTGTTTAAAGAGAGAACGCTTTATCAATCCAGAAGGAAATAGCATTTTTGTAaagatgggtttttttttgtgaatcctgactgtctctctctgtttatgcaGAGATACCAACTCCATGGTGGAAGAGTTTATGTTGCTGGCAAACATCTCAGTGGCTCAGAAGATTTATGATGAGTTCTCCGAGTGTGCTCTGCTCAGAAAACACCCTGCCCCTCCACCATCTAACTATGAAATCCTTATCAAGGCTGCGAAGTCAAAGGTACATATGAGCTTTATTTTCATTAAGCTTCGAAAAGCAAAACACAACAATAGGTCAGCACGCTTACTTTGAGATGTTTGGAACCATTATATCAGTTGTTTAGATGCATTAATTACAACATAGATTATGGCTTAGTTTGACCCCAAAAATGTATAAACGCTTCATTTTCCTATTCATTCCACCTCCTCAGGGTCTGGAAATACGCACGGATTCGGCCAAGGCACTGGCAGACTCTTTGAATGAATCCACTCTGAAGGACTTCCCCTATTTCAACACACTGCTGCGTATCCTGGCCACTCGCTGCATGATGCAGGCTGTGTACTTTTGTTCAGGAATGGACAATGACTTCCACCATTATGGCCTCGCCTCCCCTATTTACACACACTTCACCTCTCCCATCAGAAGGTATGATCTTTCTGCAGCGTGTGCTTTCTAGAACTAGAAGAAACAGATGAGCTGTGGGCATGGTGCTTCCTAAGTGTTCAATATTTACAACAGGCCCCCATAATATTATATAAGGTTCATAGATATTAACTATACAAGTTTTGTTGGTTGCTAAATTCAAGtgcattattacattttttaaaatctttttattttacCATATGTTTCTGATTCGTTGTTGCCCAAATTTCCTAGGTATTCTGATATCATTGTGCATCGGCTGCTGGCAGTGGCCATCAGCGCAGACAGCACCTACCCAGATCTGatggacaaacacaaacaggcagCTCTCTGCAACAACCTCAATTACAGACACAAAATGGCACAGTATGCACAGAGAGCCTCAGTGGCCTTCCACACACAGGTAGAGTGCAACCCctaacatacacatacacatgttAAAAAGAATATCAGTGTTATTCTCACGTATGAAAACATCACAAGTGAGCTTTAAGCTCGTACAATTCTTAAGCATGTAATAATAAGCTGTATAATTCTTTTTGCGCTACAGATTTTTTTCAAGAACAGAGGCATTTTAAATGAAGAAGGCTTCATTCTCTTTGTGAGGAAGAATGCTATCATGATTCTCATTCCCAAGTTTGGGCTGGAGGGAACGGTGTTCTTCGAGAATAAAGACAAACCTGGACCACGCCTCATCTTTGACTCTGAGGTTGTCACTGAAATCATATCAACTTTTGTAAAAAATATGAACAGTGATCTACAGTGTTTTTCACTAGAAACCTGGATGGAGCTTTTGTCAGTAACTGATATACACTTTAATTGTCTAGATCTATTTATGCTAGGTGTTTTAAAACATAGATAAAGCAGAACAGAGGATATTTTGTTCATTCTTTTTATCTCTCCAGGGCCCTTCTCTGAACGTAGAGGATACACACACCTTTCACATGTTTGACAAAGTCAAAGTGACAATCAGTCTGGATGCCTCCAACATCCAGCACCAGAAGATCAGGATGGCCTTGGTGGAGCCTGTGGTATGTTCATTTCACCCTCTTTGTCTTTTCCTGTTTCTGAGCTAGCTGAGCTGTGCTTGTGGGTAGTGGAAATGACAGAAAATAGTTATAATTAGTCAGCGTTATTTCAATATCGACTAATAATACAATCAATCTGGTCAAGATGCATGgtaattaattttgtttattaatagtAATGAATGACTATGGTTCCTCAGCTAGCAAGATAAGTCCATTTTGATTctgatgatgtttttttttccccttccagATCCCAGGAGTTAGTGTATCTTTACCAGAGCCAGAACCAGAAACAAAGAAACCCAAACTGGATCGCTGAGTCTGCCTACTGCCCTAAGACATGGGCATCTTAGtttctttccatttttaatgttcattttattaatgtaaatattcttGTGCACTGTCCAGTACTAAAGCATCTGTGGCTACAACTTGAACATGTTCTGGAGATTTTGATTCTCTGTCCATATTGTATTTCCAATGCGTGAAAgaatttaatttgttatttCAGTAACACCAGACATGATGCATCTTTAAAACTGGTTTACTGAAATCACTTCCTGATCAAGTTTATTCTGTTAAAGGCTCCACAGAAAGCTACATATGCAAGGCTttgtatatttaacaaatagtATGATGCCTATGAGACTAACCAAAAGATGAATGGTGAACAATTTGTTTATAGATTTGTTTTTACACATGGACAGAGGTGCCTCTAATAAAATGAGTTCTTACAACATGCATGtgatttatttaaacttttagAACTGCTTAACCTCTTCCAGGTATGAACCATGGACATTCATTTCTGTAACACACATCTCTGCAAGTTGAGATAATTATTTAGAAAATGTAGGTGTACGTTACTGAGTGGGGCTTGTTGATTTGTATAATAGGACATTGCAGAAAAGATATTTCAGTATCACTTTTGACAAACATGATCCAGTACTGAGCTCCTTGAGTAATTTAGCAGAACTGCTGCTGATACTATTATGTAATTGTTGCCAGCAGTGCATGTAAATAAGTGGATATgataaaaggaaaataaatgagTTACAATGTAGTTCCATGAATCAGTTCACCAATAATACAGTCCAATGGTGAAAGAAGGgggtggaggaaaaaaaaaatctacaaacGCAAATACAATGGCTGTTTTGGGAATtgaatttcatgtcaaatcatTTATTGCAATTTACCAGATACAACACAGCTTAATACTGTATAGAGCAATATTAAACATGCTAATTATTGTGATATGCATTTTAGTGGTTCTGATTAATCATTCATAAATAAGAGCATACATTCATGTACAACATTTGCAAGAAAAAAAGGGCAAAATATAAAAGAATCACATTTGATcattaagaaaaaataataaaaaaattaaataggaTTTAGCATGTCACAATTTAAGTTTTCTGTTTCTAAAATTCAACTTTAAGGCTTTGTTTTCCTGACGTTAAAGATTCAATCACGTGTTAGCAATGCTAACGTCATAATTCAACTCACAATAACAGTTACAACATTAGATCTGTGTATAAAAACATAGTGTAAACATTTCTTCAGAGgttagaggaaaaaaaaaaataataaatttccCTGATCCGTCCATCATGATAAGTGTTGTTGCAATACCAACTGAAAGACAAGTTATATTTTGATTAATATCCAAAGTATTATCATGATTTAACTTTCTATAATGCTGCATGCAGTGTCTGCTGCACTGCTACTAAACTAATGTGATGTTCCTGTGCTTATTAATGCTAACTTAACACAATCTTTAAATAATTGAAAACAAATatggatataaataaataaataaatacaaaacaaatgtttAGGTGACTGCCATTTTAAATGAACTTTAGTGAAAGTGTGCGTTAGTTTTACCTTTGCCTTAGTGTGTTTAGTGTAACCGAGTCCCTCCTCAGTCATGTGTGTGTCCTGCAGCTCCTTGGTCTGGGTGTCTGTACTGATGGCATCCATGAGACTGGTAGCGCACGCAGAGTATGTGTTATAACCGCTGTCCACCTGAACACACAACATGAGGGACGGATCATACTCGGGCCAAAATAAAGTGATTTTGTACATAATCATGATATAACACTATTACAGGTTGGTAAACCAGACTAAGATCTTGAAAAAATCCAAGAACATTTTCAGCCGCTCAACTGTTTTGCGTCTGCTAAAGAAGTTGTGATTGACACTGTCTGAACACCATCTAAACTAGAGACATCTATTTCTTTTCCACACTCCAAGATTAATCCTTAATCTAGAATTCTAAAATGAAGAGTGTTCAATAGTAAAATTGATCAAAAGCATTAAAACATACGCATACCAACCTGCATGCTGACATCATACGGTGTAAGGCTTCTTTCTGCCAGCAGAGACACAAACATGCGTGTGCTCTCCACATTGGACACGCTGCCTGTCCGAGAGCTAGTCAGCCTCAGTGGAGAGGTTTCCTCTTCTGGATTCCAATGGCAGGCTTCCTCAACCTCCTCTTCTGTCCCTTCTTTTTCCAACCGTCTACCACTGAGCTCAGTGTCTGGAGCCTCTTCTTGCTCCATTTTCGCTGATTCTGGTAGGGAATTTTGACTTTCGCCATGTCCTGGCTGCAGGACCTTACACTGAGGTCCAGGGGAGCAGGTGTCCAGATCCATGGGGGGTAAAGGGTCACTGGGGTGGATGTTCTCCTTGTCCTGGAGGTCTGAGTGAATGGGGGAGATGTGGGTAGGTGAAGCCCAGGTACAACCTCTGTTCCTGGTGCGAGGGTGAAGAGGGGAGCAGCTATGTATGGGAGAACAGCCCTCCACATATGGGCTCTCACCACAGCGGTTCACAGGAGAGGGCCGGTTGCTTGAAGAAAGACTGCCAGGGGACACAAAAGAGAGCCTCTTCCTCTCACCTAGGATGGAAAATTAAAAACCAATAATAACCATGCATTAAGGTTGGATCAAACTTTCCCTTGAATGCAGAATCCAGGGTGTTAGTGTGAGCACTTGATTCAGTTTTTATGTGGATGTAACCGTTTAAACATAGGCTGATGCTGGCAAACACCAACAGACTGTCATTATGTGAATCAAACAGAACAGCACAAGTGTCTGCACCTGATAGAGGAGTGACGGAATGCTGAAGGACAATTGGGGACAAGGTGGGTGACTGAAACACAGGAGAAGATCTTTCTGGAATCATGGGACTAGTCACACTTCCCAGACTGTAAGCCCTGCACCGGTCTTGGATTGGGCTGGAGGAGAACTGGCCCTGCAAGACAGAAATCAAACAGTTTAATGAACAAGGGAATAGTAAGAATGATCTCAGTGGGCTAGGCTCATTGACTCCACATTAAGCACCGAAAGCATAATACTGAGTTTGGTTGTTAATATGTATCTCCAACTAAACCCATTTTAAATATTCCTGTTATATGGTTTTGGCAAGCACTCACAGAGGAAGGTGTATTGGCTGCGATTCCACATTGTGGTGGTGAGAAGATAACTGTGGACATCATCTCTCCGCTGCCACAGTGAACCTCTCTGTCTGGGCTGGGGGGTGTAGAAGACTCAGAGCCACTCCCGTGTCCATCCAGAAATAACTTCCTCCTTAGAGAAGATGAGCTCAGACTCTCCTGAACCTGCTCTGAAGGCTCATCAGTCTTGTAATAATCACCTAGAAgacattaatgaaaaaaaaacaaacattttgtaATATGCCTTATTtttgatacatgtttttgggaGGGACACTCTCTTTCAACCATGGCTTATTCTATATAAAAGGTGGAAATCTTTGCACTCTTAAAGGACAATATTAAAGACAATAACTCATTTAAATACAACAGTAAAACAATGCCAGTTTGagggaataaaaataaacccatTCCTTACCTAATACTTTTTCAAGATCAAAGCCCACAGGTAAAGACAAATTAGTTTGACAGGTGGCTGCACAAAAGGTACAAATGCAGGGGTCATTCAATGACATGAATCATAtcatgaaaacagaaaacatgctGACTGACTAtgacaacaaaaacacataccGTTGATTTTCTTTGCTGATTGTGGCTCCTCTGGAATAAGTGGAGATAAAGAACCTGCATATTTGGgggaagaaaataaataaataaaatataatgcctattccttttaaatatatacaaaaatacccccaaaacatacaaacaaaagcCTAATTCTACCGTACTTTGAAGTGTGACTTACTTTTCACATAGTTTGGTTTCACTGATTGTTTACTTGCTGGGTGTCCCCATGGTGAAGGAACTATTGCACCTTTAGTGAAAAACTTTGGGAGGAAATTTGCGTTATCTCACGTCACATTTTACAGGATGTTCATCAAATTAATGCCATTACTAACAAGAGATTTAACACTCACAGAAGACAGAAATTAAGGATGTCTTACCTGTTCAATAGCATTTTGACGCTTCTCCTCAATGTCAGAGTCCATcctttgaggggaaaaaaaatcccatggtaaaaattatgaggTGTTACTCTAGTTCTAATCACGTTTCAGTTATAATCTGCATTAAAATGCCTTACCTGGACTGACTTAGGTATAAAGCCTGACGGTGAATGTCCTCTTGGTCTATGTGCACAGGGAGAAGGCTTGCCATTTCGTCAATGGACCATTTGAACTTGGCTGGTGTCTGAAATAAAGTTGATTTGTTTAACATGAGCATGGTAATTTTGAAACAGGATAATATTTATTAGTAGTATTTATAGGACAATAACCAAAACCATAAACAGGACCTAATTAATCAAAATTGATACTGTGTATCAAGAAATATATTGAAGTGtattatacaaaacaaaaagttCAACAGTTTAACAACTGAGGTAAATTTagattaataaacatttaaagggGCACTCTGgccaaaattaaatatataactaTCACTACATAATTTGAAAGCATGGCTACTTCCCTCCAACGGTAGTACTACTGTAGTACTAAAAGTGAAATAAGTAATAATAAGTGAAAAGATGATTAAACCTCACTTTAAATGATGCATCTTGAAGGTGGGGACAACTTTTGATAAcctattattttaaacatttgattttgtttattatttgttagcTTGTCAATGCAGaaagaatatatttataaattactGATTGGAAAACAGATATCACACATGTATCATGTCTGTGGATTTCTGTGGAGGTGTTTCTTTTTAAAGTTGTTTTAAGACTTATTTTGTGCAATGCATGCTAGATAATACAGGGAGAGGGCACTGATtaatggaaacacacacaaacacacaaaagaagAAGCACTTAAAACAAATCTTTGCAAATCTAAAACTTTAACTTTacgagagaaagaaaagactTTAAATTATTATGCAAATTAATATGCTAATGATTTCTTAAGATATTCTGGACTATTGCAATTGTATTTCTAAAGCCTTACAGTACCCCTTTCGTATTATATATTTCCATCCAGGCCCCCACCTCTCGTCTGAAGCTTGAAAGCCCCACCCCACAAATTGGTGAGACTAGTTCTTTAGGTTTATAATGTAAGAAAACCTGGTTGTTTGTATGCGCCTGTTTGAGACAGTGTTCCGAACACTAAGGttttaaagcagaaatgctcaACCAGGCCAGTGACTGCttattttgttcatttcttCTAGAGTGTTAACTACTCCACACAAATGCTTAGCTTTTAACTGCACAGAGTTTTTTGAATAATGGTTTTTGGACATAATGTTATTTTCTGAAGGTGTCTACAAAACTAGAAGAGGAAGCAACTCTTTCCAGAGTGTTGGGCAACACAGTCATAGAAACAaagtcttatttaaaaaaataaataaataaaaacaaacaaaaaaacatgagtTGTTGACACTTACAGGTGAAGAAGCCTTGGAACA from Hoplias malabaricus isolate fHopMal1 chromosome 2, fHopMal1.hap1, whole genome shotgun sequence encodes the following:
- the bora gene encoding protein aurora borealis, which translates into the protein MGDVVEFQITPETPGRPAIRNPFESPTDYHHLHESLVPSPSVFKCSKASSPTPAKFKWSIDEMASLLPVHIDQEDIHRQALYLSQSRMDSDIEEKRQNAIEQFFTKGAIVPSPWGHPASKQSVKPNYVKSSLSPLIPEEPQSAKKINATCQTNLSLPVGFDLEKVLGDYYKTDEPSEQVQESLSSSSLRRKLFLDGHGSGSESSTPPSPDREVHCGSGEMMSTVIFSPPQCGIAANTPSSGQFSSSPIQDRCRAYSLGSVTSPMIPERSSPVFQSPTLSPIVLQHSVTPLSGERKRLSFVSPGSLSSSNRPSPVNRCGESPYVEGCSPIHSCSPLHPRTRNRGCTWASPTHISPIHSDLQDKENIHPSDPLPPMDLDTCSPGPQCKVLQPGHGESQNSLPESAKMEQEEAPDTELSGRRLEKEGTEEEVEEACHWNPEEETSPLRLTSSRTGSVSNVESTRMFVSLLAERSLTPYDVSMQVDSGYNTYSACATSLMDAISTDTQTKELQDTHMTEEGLGYTKHTKAKLVLQQHLS